The segment ATCGAGCATAAAGATGCTGTTGAAAATATCGATTCGATTCTTGCTGTTCCGGGAATCGATGCTGTTTTTGTGGGACCGTATGATTTGTCGGGGAGCATGGGGAAAATCGGAAAAGTCAGGGATCAGGAAGTTCTGAGCGCAATCAACAGGGTCAGGGAAGCGTGTTCGAAATCAGGGATGCCCATCGGTATTTTCGGATTCGATACTGAAGCAGCAAAAGAGTATATCAAACAGGGCTTTACACTGGTTACCGTGGGTATGGATACCGTTTATCTCTGGAAATCGGCTCATGCGGTTATTGATGCGCTCCGTGGTTCGAAATGAAAGTAAGGTAGATAAAATAAATTACAGAATTCCTGGAATATCGCATGAATGGCAACAAATCATGTAAGATAAGGGATATCCGGTTTTGGTCGGTTTTACGGAAGACAGGGTATGATATTCTATTAATCTCTCTTCTCATGATGTGGATACCCTCGGAATGTCGCTGTGAGACCGGAACTGTTTCGTCACCCCATATCGTCGTACAGTATGAGGACATCGGGGAAAGGTATGCACGGCTCGTTTCAGAGTCCGCCGAACAGAGTTTCCGGGTCATTACCGCCGAGCTCGGACATGTGCCTGAAAAACCCTTAACGATAATCCTCACCGGCACCGACGAGGAATTCAGTAAAGCAACCGAGGGAGTGCTTCCAGACTGGAGCGCGGCGGCTGCCATGCCGGGAAACAGAATCGTTGTATCCCCTCTGCCCGGTCTGAAAATGGAAATCGAGCGGATTCTCGCCCATGAAATTGTCCATTGTGTCATTTATGATGCCGCCGGAGGAACGTTCGTACCGCGCTGGTTTCACGAGGGTTGTGCCGAGGCCTTGTCGGGCGAATGGGGAATCCGCGGCAGGCTCTATATGGTATGGAAGGTTTCTCGCGGTGAGCTCATGTCATTCCGGGATATCGAAGATGTGTTTTCGGCACGCGGGGCCGATGTTACCCTTGCTTATGATCAGTCGCTCCTGGCGGTGAATCGCCTGGGAACACTGCGTGGTCCTTCCGTTGTGCCGCTGATACTCGGAAACCTGTCGCGGGGATATGAATTTGACCGTGCATTTTTCGAGGCTTCCGGTTTAACGACCGCGGAATTTGAGCGTGATTATCTGGATTCTGTCCGCAGGGCATATGGCAAACGGATGCTTCTCACATATATACCCGGCACATGGACGATCATACTGCTCTTGTCTTTTTTTGTATACATTATCAAGCGAAGGCGGAATAAACGTCTCATGAGCCAGTGGGAGGTTGTCGATGCCGCCGAGAACATCATACGGTTCAGGCCCGGACCGCCATCCGAAGAGTAACAGGAACAGCTCTTGTTTTTGATAAAATTCAAGAAGCTGCGAATTTACGTGGATTTGTATTTTTCCTGTTGATAATCAAAGTCCTTGACATTATTATGATAAATACTATATTTTTCTATAGTATGCGGTTGAATGAAACCGCTGATATCAGTATTTGTGGAGAAAAGGATTGAAAAAGAGGGGTATCGTCAGGACATTCATGCACCGTATCGAGTATATTTCGCTCGTAATGGCCGGTGCTGTGTTGAGGACGATACCGACAGCCTGGGTATATGTATTTGTGCGGATTCTTGGGTTCTGGGCTTTCCATGTGTTCAGAATTCGCCGTAATGTCACCATGGACAATCTCAGGAATGCTCTGGGCGGGGAATTAACCGAACGAAAGCTGGAAGAGATAGCACGCCGGTCATATGAGCATATCGGAATAACATTCATCGAGCTGCTCCTCGCCCCGAAGCTGGCAGGCCGGATTCTTTCGATAGTCGATATGTCTGATGCCGATGAGGCTCACCGGGTATTCATGCAAGGTCGTGGAATTATCATGACCACCGGTCATTTCGGCAGCTGGGAACTGAATGGTGCGTCGGTTGTGGCTGCGGGTATTCCGGTGACTGTTGTGGCAAAATCCCAGTCCAATCCGTTTGTGGACACGTTGATAACACGGTATCGTGAATTGTTCGGCCTGAGGATTGTAAACCTCGGTGCACCGATTAAACATATCGTCCGGGCTTTGAGAGAAGGAGGCGCTGTCGGGCTTATTTCCGATCAGGATGTCGGCAGAAAAGGCGTATATGTGGATTTTTTCGGAAGGAAAGCTTCGACTCCTCAGGGGCCGGCGCAGCTTTCGCTGAAATATAACACTCCTCTGATGGTGATTATGACGGTCAGAACACGCCCGGGCCGTTATAAGTCTTATTTCCGTGAAGTCGATATTTACCCCGGTGATACGGTGGAATCGCTCACGCAGCGGTATACGAAAGTAATGGAGGATGTTATACGGCTTTATCCAGAGCAGTATTTCTGGATGCACCGCCGCTGGAAATCGTCACCTCAGGAAGATTGAAAGTATAAAATACTCGGTACTCTGAAAGATATAATAATATTGTTGTTCAATTAATTCATAAAACTCATATTGTTACTGATTAATCGGTTTTGTGTCATTCCCGTGAAAACGGGAATCCATTAAGTATTAACCACGGCAAAAAGGGTAGTTTTGATCGGTATATCATTGAAAACCATACCGGATTATAGCAGTATTTTGATAAACCCGGGAACTTTTTATCAGTAAGATAGTGAAATTGCTATGATAATCGGACTGACCGGATGTCCCGGTTCAGGGAAATCGTTTCTTGCCAGTGAGTTTGAAAAACACGGATGGATTGTTGTTGATGCCGATAAAATCGGCCGTGAGATAGTTGAAAACGATCAGGAGATTCTGGGAAAGCTGGCACATGTTTTTGGCAGCGATATAATCGGTCCCGATGGAAGACTTCAGAGACGGGTACTTGCCAAACGTGCTTTTTCCGGCCCTGAACAGACACGCAAGCTCAATCAGATTGTCCATCCGCTTCTTATACTGAAGATTAAAGAGCATGTTCTCGCGTTGCGATCCTCCGGGCGCGATGCTGTCGTGGACTGTGCTCTTATTTTCGAATGGGGAATCGGGAATATATTCGATAAAGTTGTTTGTGTTGCTGCCGATGAAGATATAAGAAGAAAACGGTTAATCCGGCGGGACGGTCGTACTTCGTTGGAAATTGATGATCTCTTTGCTGCTCAGCTTTCGGAGGAAGAAAAGATCAGAAGAGCCGATATCGTGGTACAAAACAACGGTTCTGATGATTCTTTACCTGATTTTGGGGGAATACTGACTCACATACATAAATGATGTATAGAGGCTTGAAATGGAAAGTGATTCTTTGGTAAAGGGAGCTTTTAAAATTCTTGTTGTGGACGATGAAGAAACAATCAGGGATGTTCTGGTTGATTTTCTCGATAGCGAGGGATATACTGTCAAAACCGCCGACAGCGGGGTTACCGCTTTACCAATAGTTGACGATTTCGAGCCCCACGTGGTATTGCTCGACATTCGCATGCCCGATATGGACGGTCTCCAGTGCCTTCGCTCTATTAAGGACATGAATACCCGGATTCAGGTAGTGATGATGTCAGGATTTGCTACAGAGCACATTGCCCAGAAATCCCTTGAAATCGGGGCATTTGATTACATAAACAAACCATTGTGTTTCAATCACCTCAAGAACGTTTTACAGTTCATTAAAATCACGAAATTTGTGGAGTATCTGTGAAAAACCTCATGGTAAACGATATTTCGGCGTGTGTGATAAAGGGATTACGCTGTTTATTCATTGTGGGTATACTGGTTTTGAACGGGACGGTTTCGGCACAGGAAACTGCTCCGGTAACCCCTAATGTTCCTGCCGGTGACAACTCTTTCAATACCCAGGATATCATGAAAACGTATATGATTAATCCCCTCGACAGACTGCTTATTGTTGTTTATGCTGGCGAAAAACAGACCACTGAACTTGAAAAATATGTTCAGAGCGACGGCAGCGTTTACCTTCCCTTTATCGAGCAGGATGTCGTACTCGGAGGATTGATGGTGCTTGAGGCACAAAAGAAACTCGAGGAGCTTGCGCGAACCTAT is part of the bacterium genome and harbors:
- a CDS encoding lysophospholipid acyltransferase family protein; this encodes MKKRGIVRTFMHRIEYISLVMAGAVLRTIPTAWVYVFVRILGFWAFHVFRIRRNVTMDNLRNALGGELTERKLEEIARRSYEHIGITFIELLLAPKLAGRILSIVDMSDADEAHRVFMQGRGIIMTTGHFGSWELNGASVVAAGIPVTVVAKSQSNPFVDTLITRYRELFGLRIVNLGAPIKHIVRALREGGAVGLISDQDVGRKGVYVDFFGRKASTPQGPAQLSLKYNTPLMVIMTVRTRPGRYKSYFREVDIYPGDTVESLTQRYTKVMEDVIRLYPEQYFWMHRRWKSSPQED
- the coaE gene encoding dephospho-CoA kinase (Dephospho-CoA kinase (CoaE) performs the final step in coenzyme A biosynthesis.); the encoded protein is MIIGLTGCPGSGKSFLASEFEKHGWIVVDADKIGREIVENDQEILGKLAHVFGSDIIGPDGRLQRRVLAKRAFSGPEQTRKLNQIVHPLLILKIKEHVLALRSSGRDAVVDCALIFEWGIGNIFDKVVCVAADEDIRRKRLIRRDGRTSLEIDDLFAAQLSEEEKIRRADIVVQNNGSDDSLPDFGGILTHIHK
- a CDS encoding response regulator, which translates into the protein MESDSLVKGAFKILVVDDEETIRDVLVDFLDSEGYTVKTADSGVTALPIVDDFEPHVVLLDIRMPDMDGLQCLRSIKDMNTRIQVVMMSGFATEHIAQKSLEIGAFDYINKPLCFNHLKNVLQFIKITKFVEYL